CCGCCCCAGCACGTAGCTGTCGGGCAGCGCCCCGACGAGGACGGGCGAGGCCCCCTGCGGCGCGCCGAGGTTGCGGAAGGTGTCGTAGCCGTAGCCACGTTCAGGAGCGTCCGTAGACGTTCATAGTGCATTGTTTAGAAAAGAGAAGATGGACGCCGAGCGTTCGGGATCATACGGTCACGTCCGCCACAATCCGGCACGCTCTTGGGGGCTGAAACGTGGGCTGTAATTTGTGGGCTGGAGGCGGACGATGGCGGGCAAGCTGACGGCACTGAAGGCGAAGGCGCTCACCGTGCCGGGGCGGTACGGCGATGGTGACGGCCTCTGGCTGCAGGTTCGGGATGCCGATCGGCGGTCCTGGCTGTTCCGCTACACCCGGCACGGACGAGCTCGGGAGATGGGACTGGGACCTTTCCCGGATGTGGGGCTGGCCGATGCCAGGGAAGGCGCGGCCCTCTGCCGCCAGCAGCTTCGACAAGGCCAGGATCCGCTGGAGGTGCGTAGGGCTGCCCAGGAGGCTGAGGCCAGCAAGCCCCGCCTCACCTTCAAGGAAGTAGCCCAGCGCTACCACACCGCGCACCAGGCCGGCTGGCGGAACCTCAAGCACCGCCACCAGTGGACCACGCAGATGGAGGCCTACGTCTACCCGGTGTTCGGGGACATGCCGGTGGACCGCGTAGGCACAGGCGACGTCCTGCGGGCCCTGGAGCCGATCTGGCAGGAGAAGTCGCAGACGGCAGTGGTCCAGCGCGGGCGCATTGAGGCCGTGCTGGACTATGCCAAGGTCCGGGAGTGGCGTTCAGGGGAGAACCCGGCCCGCTGGCGTGGGCACCTCTCCAAGCTCCTCCCGCCTCGCAGCCGCATCGCAAAGGTGCAGCACCACCCTGCCCTGCCTTGGACCGAAGTGGGCGGCTTCATGCAGGAGGTCCGGGCCTCTCCCGATCTGGCAGCCCGTGCTCTGGAGTTCCTCGTGCTCACCGCCGTCCGGACAAAGGAAGCCATGGGAGCTGAGTGGGCAGAGATCGACATGGCCAGAGCGATCTGGCTGATCCCAGCCGAGAGGATGAAGGGGAAGAAGGAGCACCGCGTGCCCCTCTCAATCCCAGCCATGGCGCTTCTCAACCGGATCCGGTCAGAGCAGGGCCAGGTGGGGAGGTTCGTGTTCCCCAGCCCCAAGGGGAAGCAAGCTCTCTCCACCCGTGCCTGCGCCGTCCTGCTCAAGCGGATGGAGCGGACCGACTTCACCGTCCACGGCTTCCGATCGACCTTCCGGGACTGGGTGGCCGAGAGGACCAGCTTCCCGCGGGAAATTGGGGAGATGGCCCTGGCTCACACTGTCGGTTCCGCGGTGGAGCGGGCCTACCAACGGAGTGAGCTGCTGGTGAAGCGGGCGCAGCTTATGGAAGCCTGGGGTCGGTTCTGTGGGCAGGCGCCCGGTCATGTGGTCTCGGTCAAGGCTGCCAAGCGAGGCTGAGGGATAGCTGCTGGCCAGAGGTGAATGCCGTTTCTACCCCTACCCTCTAATTCTGGGTCGGACGGGTCGGTCACGTCGGACATAATTGTTTTCATTATGCTTTTTGCTGTCCGACTAGATCGGCTAGGGTCGGCCAAGTCGGACAGGACACCCCTAATCGGGTCAAGGGAGTGGGCTGACGATGGAGGCGAGATGACGAATTTCGGGCGCCTGGCGGTCAGCGAGGCCGGCCTTGGCATCTCGCTGGCCTTCATAGCAGGTGCTGTAAACGCGGGCGGCTTCCTGCTGGTCGGGCAATATACCTCCCACATGTCCGGCATCCTCTCGGCCATGGCCGACGCGGTGGTGCTCCATGCTCTCGGGCCCGCATTAGCCGGGAGCCTGGCCGTACTCGCTTTCCTCTCCGGCGCCGGGCTCTCGGCTATCCTGATCAACTGGGGGCGCCGGCACCCGCGACACCCGCCTCATGCCCTTCCACTCGTGCTGGAGGCCGTGCTGCTGCTCTTTCTGGGCATCCTCGGCGGTCCAGTCCGGGCAGAGCCGGTGGTAGCCCTGGCTGTGCCGCTCCTCTGTTTCCTCATGGGCCTGCAGAACGCCACCATCACGAAGATCTCGGGCGCGCGGATCCGCACTACCCATATGACGGGCGTGGTGACGGACCTCGGCATCGAGCTGGGCAAGCTCGCCTACTGGAACCGCGGCTCGCCAGGTCCGGGCGGGCACATGGTGCGAGCTGACCGGGCGAAGCTGCGCCTGCTGGGCTCCATCCTCTCGGCATTCATCCTAGGCGGGGTGGCTGGCGCATT
This genomic window from Pararoseomonas sp. SCSIO 73927 contains:
- a CDS encoding YoaK family protein; this encodes MTNFGRLAVSEAGLGISLAFIAGAVNAGGFLLVGQYTSHMSGILSAMADAVVLHALGPALAGSLAVLAFLSGAGLSAILINWGRRHPRHPPHALPLVLEAVLLLFLGILGGPVRAEPVVALAVPLLCFLMGLQNATITKISGARIRTTHMTGVVTDLGIELGKLAYWNRGSPGPGGHMVRADRAKLRLLGSILSAFILGGVAGAFAFATLGFVSTVPLALALLLLARAIVRAERHLPRTA
- a CDS encoding phage integrase central domain-containing protein — protein: MAGKLTALKAKALTVPGRYGDGDGLWLQVRDADRRSWLFRYTRHGRAREMGLGPFPDVGLADAREGAALCRQQLRQGQDPLEVRRAAQEAEASKPRLTFKEVAQRYHTAHQAGWRNLKHRHQWTTQMEAYVYPVFGDMPVDRVGTGDVLRALEPIWQEKSQTAVVQRGRIEAVLDYAKVREWRSGENPARWRGHLSKLLPPRSRIAKVQHHPALPWTEVGGFMQEVRASPDLAARALEFLVLTAVRTKEAMGAEWAEIDMARAIWLIPAERMKGKKEHRVPLSIPAMALLNRIRSEQGQVGRFVFPSPKGKQALSTRACAVLLKRMERTDFTVHGFRSTFRDWVAERTSFPREIGEMALAHTVGSAVERAYQRSELLVKRAQLMEAWGRFCGQAPGHVVSVKAAKRG